The following are encoded in a window of Phycisphaerae bacterium genomic DNA:
- a CDS encoding glycosyltransferase, with amino-acid sequence MHVLLIPFGTDGDVYPFVWLGRALKARGHKVTLFTEDRYDRHARRAGLDFEPLGIQFATGSDTPNPQLKNAAASFEILAREILPKTLPRWYACIRDCYVPGETVVAACPGAFGARIAHDELGVPLATVHVYPLMLRSIHQPPVMSALPRFHLIPRFLRPVTYRIVDALVDRVIGPPINAFRAELGLPPVRRILKEWYNSPQRVIGLFPDWFAPPQPDWPAQVLLTGFPMYDGAEAISMPPDAEAFLSEGTPPIIFSSGSPLHDVQWFLQASAEACRILGRRGILLTPYRQFLPETLPNGVRHFEFLPFKAALPRAAAIVHHGGIGTGSLALAAGVPQLAIPFGLDQPDNAARFKRLGTLLTIRREEYQAPLLAERLHTLLESPEVAARCKECAERLRHVNPAEPACRAIEELQDQS; translated from the coding sequence ATGCATGTTCTGCTGATACCTTTCGGCACCGACGGGGACGTGTACCCCTTCGTCTGGCTGGGACGGGCGCTCAAGGCTCGCGGTCACAAGGTGACACTCTTCACCGAAGACCGCTACGACCGGCACGCCCGTCGGGCAGGACTCGACTTCGAGCCACTCGGCATCCAGTTTGCCACCGGCTCGGACACTCCGAATCCGCAGCTCAAAAACGCAGCCGCCAGTTTCGAGATCCTGGCCCGGGAAATCCTGCCCAAAACGCTGCCGCGCTGGTACGCCTGCATTCGCGACTGCTACGTGCCCGGCGAGACGGTGGTCGCCGCCTGCCCCGGAGCCTTCGGGGCGCGCATCGCCCACGACGAGCTCGGCGTGCCCCTGGCGACGGTTCACGTCTACCCGCTCATGCTCCGGAGCATTCATCAGCCTCCGGTGATGTCCGCCCTGCCCCGTTTTCACCTGATCCCCCGATTTCTGCGGCCGGTGACCTACCGCATCGTGGACGCCCTGGTAGACCGCGTCATCGGCCCTCCGATCAATGCATTCCGCGCCGAGTTGGGACTGCCCCCCGTTCGCCGGATTCTCAAGGAGTGGTACAACTCGCCGCAACGGGTGATCGGTCTGTTCCCCGATTGGTTCGCCCCACCGCAGCCAGACTGGCCGGCCCAGGTCCTGCTGACGGGGTTTCCCATGTACGACGGGGCCGAGGCCATTTCGATGCCCCCCGACGCCGAGGCGTTCCTGAGTGAAGGCACTCCGCCGATCATCTTCTCATCCGGATCCCCGCTCCACGACGTGCAGTGGTTCCTGCAGGCATCAGCCGAAGCCTGCCGCATCCTTGGCCGGCGAGGCATCCTGTTGACGCCCTATCGACAGTTCCTGCCCGAGACACTGCCCAACGGCGTGCGGCATTTCGAGTTCCTGCCGTTCAAGGCGGCATTGCCGAGGGCTGCGGCGATCGTCCACCACGGTGGAATCGGCACCGGCTCGCTGGCCCTGGCCGCGGGCGTGCCCCAGTTGGCGATCCCCTTCGGCCTGGATCAACCGGACAACGCCGCCCGATTCAAGAGGCTGGGCACCCTGCTGACGATCCGCAGGGAGGAGTATCAGGCCCCGCTCCTGGCCGAGCGGCTCCACACCCTGCTGGAGTCTCCCGAAGTGGCTGCCCGATGCAAGGAGTGCGCCGAACGGCTGCGCCACGTGAATCCGGCGGAACCAGCGTGCAGGGCGATCGAAGAGCTGCAAGATCAGTCATGA